DNA sequence from the Maridesulfovibrio frigidus DSM 17176 genome:
GCACCGAGAGCTTCAGCTCCGTAATGCACACCGAGGCCGCCTGTGAACAAGCCATATCCGTAAGCATTGTGAATGCTATCTGCCGGGGTTGCTCCTGCAATTGCAAATGAGCGGGCCATCATGTCTGCCCAGTTTTTGATATCACGCTTAGTGTAACCAACAACTGTTGCCTTACCTGTAGTTCCTGATGAAGAATGAATTCTAACGATATTTTCACGGGATACAGCAAACAGCCCGAATGGGTAGTGATTGCGGAGATCCTGCTTCTCGGTAAAAGGCAATTTGGAGAGATCTGAAAGAGATTTAATATCTTTAGGTTCTATACCGAGTTCTTTAAACTTTTTGGTGTAGAAAGGAACGTTTGCGTAAACTTTTTCACAAAGTTGTTTGAGACGTTTGAGCTGTAATTTTTCCAGCTCTTCTCTCGGCATTGTTTCTTTATCTATGTCGAAGATCATTATTTGCCTCCTACAGGCTGAAGGGTATGGTTTCTGCCTGAAAAAAAATGTTGCGCTTATGTCTTAAATCACGATTGTAGGGACTTTGTTTCATGAAAAAACAAGATGCTGAAAAATAAAAAACCGTGATCAATGATGTTTGGAGCTATTGCATAAGTGGCTGCTCACAGTCAAGTTTGAATGTGTAGAGTCACTTTTAATCATATTAAATGAATAAAAAATCAATAATATTGTAAATGATTGTAAATATGGCGTTGGTATTGATTGCGTATCGTTCATAAATTCTCTATATCATTATATTGTAGGTTAAATGCTGTGGGACGGACTGTGGCTGATTATTCATGATGGATGAATATCACACAGGGGAGTTAGAAGCCCTATATCCTGATTTGTCACAGTTAATCCAAAGCGCGTATCTTCACACAAGGTTCGCCGAGTTAATAGAAAAGAATGAAAACTAAAAGTAAGAAATTTAAAGAGATTAGTACTCCGGACAAACTCCAGCTTGTATCAGAATGGTTGGACGAGAAGCAAGCAATAGACGTTGTTGCAATTGACGTAACCGGGATTTGCCCGATTTCAGAAATCGTAATGGTTGTCAGTGCTAAAGGTGTTCGTCACGCGCAGTCTCTGGCTGACAACACACTTGGAAATCTTTCCAGAGACACCATCGAGTATCTTGGAATGGAAGGTTACCAGACAGGCGACTGGATTCTTCTGGATTTGAACGATATTATCATCCATATTTTTCAGGAAGATAATCGCGAATTTTATAATGTTGAAGGATTGTGGTCTGAAGGGACCAGAATTGAATTAGATATTAACCGGTAGGCTCCTGCCTCCGTATTTGAGGTTCTTTTCATGTCCAAGCAAACTGATGCTCCCACAGTTCTCCTCATCTTAGATGGATGGGGAATTGCTCCAGCCAGTAAAGGTAACGCTGTACAACTTGCGAAAACGCCAGTTTTAGACAGTCTTTTTAAAGACTGTCCGAATACTCATCTGAAATGTTCCGGCAGAGCTGTCGGACTACCGGATGGGTTTATGGGGAACTCGGAAGTTGGGCATACCAATATCGGCGCCGGGCGTGTTGTTTTTCAGGACATGACCAGAATCGATGTGACCATTGAGAATAATGAACTTGCAAACAATGATGCCATTTGCGATTTGATTGATAATGTTAAAGCTACAGGCGGAAGGCTCCATTTTATGGGACTTCTCTCTGATGGCGGAGTGCATTCTCATGTGAATCATCTTTACTCACTTCTTCAAGTGGCTAAAGACGCCGGCGTTAGCGAAGTTTTCGTTCATGCATTTATGGATGGACGCGATACTTCGCCGACAAAGGGCAAAGAGTACATGTCTGAGCTTGTTGATAAGATGAATGAAATCGGTATCGGGAAGGTTGCGACCATCTCGGGCCGATATTATTCTATGGATCGAGACAAGCATTACGAGCGCAATGAACTTGCGTACAGGGCGCTCGTTCTCGGCGAAGGGCAGATTGTTACAAATCCTGTTAATGCCGTCGAGGCCGCTTATGCTGAGGGGGAAACCGATGAATTCATCAAACCTCGTATTCTGGCGGATGTTGACGGGCTAATGCTCGATGAAGACGGAGTGTTCTTTTTCAACTTCCGTGCTGACCGTGCTCGCCAGTTGTGTAGGATTTTGACAGATGAAGAGTTTACCGAATTTGAAAGACCTATCGTTCCGGCCTTTGCGGATTTCGTGACTATGACCAGATACGAAAGTGATTTTTCTTTTCCGGTAGCTTTCGCTCCTCAGAATATTGTGAATCCTATCGGTGAAGTCATTTCTAATGCTGGCCTTAAGCAGCTTAGAATTGCGGAAACCGAAAAATATGCTCACGTGACGTACTTTATGAATGGTGGAAGGGAAGAGCCTTTTCCTAACGAAGATAGAATCCTCGTACCTTCTCCCCGTGAAGTGGCTACCTATGACCTTAAGCCTCAGATGAGTGCTGAAGAAGTTACTGAAAAGCTTGTGAACGCTCTGCCTGATTATTCTTTGTGCATATGCAATCTAGCCAACCTGGATATGGTTGGGCACTCAGGAATAATTCCCGCAGCTATTTCGGCCACTGAGACTGTTGACGGATGTGTCGGTAAAATTGTTGATGCTGTAGCCAAACTCGGCGGTCAGATTCTTTTGACTGCTGATCACGGAAATGCAGAGGAGATGATTGATGCGAATGGCGGTCCTCAGACTGCACACAGCTTGAACGAAGTTCCGCTGATTTTCATTGGCGACGCTTTCAAGGGGCGTATTCCATCAACCGGCGCTTTATGTGACATAGCACCCACCATTTTGAATTTAAAAGGCATTTCTGTTCCAAGCGAAATGACCGGAAAAAACCTTTTTGAGAGTTAATTAATGTCTGAATCCGGCAAGCCTATATCTCCAGTTCGTCCCAGCGGAATGGAAGTGATTTTTATGTATAAATGTCCTTTTTGCGAAAGGTCTGTCCCACTTATTGCACCTACTCAGCCTATTATGGTTCAGTGTGATTCATGCCGTGAAAAATTTCCGCTTGTGCCTGTCGATGATAAATTAGTCAGATTTTACAAGACAATGCTAGCTAACGGAAATGCCGCAATGGACCCCGATTTTTTCTAAGTTAATAGCTTTCACTAATTAAATCTAAATTTCATAAAAAAAGCCTCTTTCTGCTAAGCAGAAAGAGGCTTTTTCAATTCGTATAATCGAGTCGTTTATCTGTAATACAGGTTTCTACCACCAACAGTGAGGAAAGCCTGATGCAGATTTCTGCGAATATCTCTACGATCCCAAATATCCTGAATGTGACCGCGTGAGAGAGCATTGTATGCGGAATGGTAATCAGGTGGAATGTCCATACCTGTTGTTTCTTTGATAACACCCGGGCCAGCAAAGCCGACACGCGATGAACGAACAGCATACTGATAAGGAGAGCAGCCAAGGAAACTTGCTACAGGTCCTGCGTATGAGTTTGTATCATACAAAACGATATAGAGTCCGCCGGATTCGATGTAGCGGCGTACTGCGAGAGTACAGCGTGGCATCTGAATGAGTCCGTTTGTGCCTTCCTGAATTCTGATTCCGGCTGTTCCGTGAACGTATGCCAGAAACGGGTATCTCTTTTTGCCCGCAAGCTCTAGAGCGCGAACAAATTTTTCACCCTCAGCAGCTCCAACTGATCCGCCTCGGAAAGGGGCAACCAGAGTCGCACAGATTACTTTAGTGTGTTTGATATGACCTTCGAAGGTCACGCAACCACTCT
Encoded proteins:
- the rsfS gene encoding ribosome silencing factor is translated as MKTKSKKFKEISTPDKLQLVSEWLDEKQAIDVVAIDVTGICPISEIVMVVSAKGVRHAQSLADNTLGNLSRDTIEYLGMEGYQTGDWILLDLNDIIIHIFQEDNREFYNVEGLWSEGTRIELDINR
- the gpmI gene encoding 2,3-bisphosphoglycerate-independent phosphoglycerate mutase, yielding MSKQTDAPTVLLILDGWGIAPASKGNAVQLAKTPVLDSLFKDCPNTHLKCSGRAVGLPDGFMGNSEVGHTNIGAGRVVFQDMTRIDVTIENNELANNDAICDLIDNVKATGGRLHFMGLLSDGGVHSHVNHLYSLLQVAKDAGVSEVFVHAFMDGRDTSPTKGKEYMSELVDKMNEIGIGKVATISGRYYSMDRDKHYERNELAYRALVLGEGQIVTNPVNAVEAAYAEGETDEFIKPRILADVDGLMLDEDGVFFFNFRADRARQLCRILTDEEFTEFERPIVPAFADFVTMTRYESDFSFPVAFAPQNIVNPIGEVISNAGLKQLRIAETEKYAHVTYFMNGGREEPFPNEDRILVPSPREVATYDLKPQMSAEEVTEKLVNALPDYSLCICNLANLDMVGHSGIIPAAISATETVDGCVGKIVDAVAKLGGQILLTADHGNAEEMIDANGGPQTAHSLNEVPLIFIGDAFKGRIPSTGALCDIAPTILNLKGISVPSEMTGKNLFES